A section of the Pimelobacter simplex genome encodes:
- a CDS encoding type II toxin-antitoxin system RelE/ParE family toxin, producing MKIEYGDEELRRLAEEADFRPKQWGRDVVVAYRKKIQVLDSALDERDLRAMRSLNLEKLKGDRAGQYSVRLNDQFRLILTFHTGDDGRVVVVLELVDYH from the coding sequence GTGAAGATCGAGTACGGCGACGAGGAGCTGCGTCGTCTGGCGGAGGAAGCCGACTTCCGTCCCAAGCAATGGGGCCGCGACGTGGTCGTCGCCTACCGCAAGAAGATCCAGGTGCTCGACAGCGCGCTCGACGAGAGGGACCTGCGGGCGATGAGGTCCCTGAACCTGGAGAAGCTCAAGGGCGACAGGGCGGGGCAGTACTCCGTCCGGCTCAACGATCAGTTCCGGCTGATCCTGACTTTCCACACCGGGGACGACGGCAGGGTTGTCGTGGTCCTCGAGTTGGTCGACTATCACTGA
- a CDS encoding HigA family addiction module antitoxin, translating to MSAALAEVFPVGEVLADELEARGWTQAEFAEILSRPAQFVSEIISGKKEITRESATQIAAALGTSPEMWLTMQDRYHLWRQGQNAQAQEQLSDVRLRARLKDLAPIGVMLQRGLLKGSTASEHELELKELYRIDDIYQEPELLLAARRSKADEEVSSTQLAWVACVRRAAEGIEVEKFDPDVLADLASRLTQIVAKPQDFAGLPELFAKVGVRLVFVEAFPGSKMDGCSFLLDDGGPVIGISGRGKRFDKVLFTLLHEVAHINLGHLDGDSLVIDDQAESPTLGLEEPADQQAASWVLPKDIPPVPERINQGWVTAVATDLGINPIVLIGRLQNEGRIPWKTTLVRNAPSVLPVLAKW from the coding sequence ATGAGTGCTGCCCTAGCCGAGGTCTTTCCTGTCGGCGAGGTACTTGCTGACGAGCTGGAGGCTCGGGGATGGACCCAGGCCGAGTTCGCCGAGATCCTGAGCCGGCCCGCACAGTTCGTGTCCGAGATCATCTCGGGCAAGAAGGAGATCACCCGCGAGTCCGCCACCCAGATCGCCGCAGCCCTCGGCACGTCGCCGGAGATGTGGCTGACCATGCAGGACCGCTACCACCTGTGGCGACAAGGTCAGAACGCCCAGGCCCAGGAGCAACTGAGCGACGTGCGCCTGCGGGCACGCCTCAAGGACCTAGCCCCAATCGGCGTCATGTTGCAGCGGGGCCTGCTCAAGGGGTCGACGGCGTCTGAGCACGAACTCGAACTCAAAGAGCTGTACCGAATCGACGACATCTACCAGGAGCCCGAGCTGCTGCTGGCTGCACGCCGATCGAAGGCGGACGAGGAGGTTTCAAGCACCCAGCTTGCATGGGTCGCCTGTGTCCGCCGGGCCGCGGAAGGGATCGAGGTCGAGAAGTTCGACCCGGACGTCTTGGCGGACCTAGCCAGCCGCCTCACTCAGATCGTCGCCAAGCCCCAAGACTTCGCTGGCCTGCCCGAACTGTTCGCCAAGGTCGGTGTCCGCCTGGTCTTTGTCGAGGCATTCCCGGGAAGCAAGATGGACGGCTGCTCCTTCCTTCTCGACGATGGCGGCCCCGTGATCGGGATCTCGGGCCGAGGCAAGCGCTTCGACAAGGTGCTTTTCACGCTTCTCCACGAGGTGGCTCACATCAACCTCGGCCACTTGGACGGAGACTCACTGGTCATCGACGACCAAGCAGAGAGCCCCACCCTTGGGCTCGAGGAACCGGCGGATCAACAAGCGGCCTCATGGGTGCTGCCCAAGGACATCCCACCGGTACCCGAGCGCATCAACCAGGGATGGGTAACTGCGGTCGCCACGGATCTCGGCATCAACCCAATCGTCCTGATCGGACGTCTTCAGAACGAGGGCCGGATTCCTTGGAAGACCACCCTGGTCAGAAACGCGCCGTCCGTGCTCCCCGTGCTGGCGAAATGGTGA
- a CDS encoding DLW-39 family protein: MKKILLAVLAAAGVVIAGKKLQESKAEQALWAEATDTLPKN; encoded by the coding sequence GTGAAGAAGATCCTCCTCGCCGTCCTGGCCGCCGCAGGCGTCGTCATCGCCGGCAAGAAGCTCCAGGAGAGCAAGGCCGAGCAGGCCCTGTGGGCCGAGGCCACCGACACGCTTCCGAAGAACTGA
- a CDS encoding DUF3566 domain-containing protein: MTERVEDTVIRPTADGGRPAGAPSPTHPAPSGPPPVPGATDAPAAARGRAPRRARLRLTRVDPWSVMKTSFLLSIAFAVVTVVAVAMVWQVLGAAGVWDSINSTIQEGIGGKDVQSFRIEDYLGTSRVLGFTMLVAAIDVVLITAAATLTAFLYNMSAALLGGVEITLAEDGN, translated from the coding sequence ATGACCGAGCGCGTCGAGGACACCGTGATCCGACCGACGGCCGATGGCGGCCGCCCGGCGGGCGCACCGTCCCCGACCCACCCGGCCCCCAGCGGCCCGCCCCCGGTCCCCGGCGCCACCGACGCCCCGGCCGCCGCCCGCGGCCGGGCGCCCCGCCGGGCCCGGCTCCGCCTCACCCGGGTCGACCCCTGGTCGGTGATGAAGACGTCCTTCCTGCTCTCCATCGCCTTCGCGGTCGTCACCGTGGTCGCCGTCGCGATGGTCTGGCAGGTCCTCGGCGCCGCCGGCGTCTGGGACTCGATCAACTCCACGATCCAGGAGGGCATCGGCGGCAAGGACGTCCAGTCCTTCCGCATCGAGGACTACCTCGGCACCAGCCGCGTCCTCGGCTTCACCATGCTCGTGGCCGCCATCGACGTCGTCCTCATCACCGCCGCCGCCACCCTCACGGCCTTCCTCTACAACATGTCGGCCGCCCTCCTCGGCGGCGTCGAGATCACCCTCGCCGAGGACGGCAACTGA
- the gyrA gene encoding DNA gyrase subunit A: protein MKRSYIDYAMAVIVGRALPDVRDGLKPVHRRVLYAMYDGGYRPDRGFNKCARVVGDVMGNYHPHGDSAIYDTLVRLAQPWVMRNPLVNGQGNFGSPGNDPAAAMRYTECRMAPLAMEMVRDIDEDTVDMTPNYDGKTEEPTILPARFPNLLVNGSAGIAVGMATNIPPHNLREVAEGATWALEHPDATRVELQEALLERIKGPDFPNGAMIVGREGIEQAYRTGRGSITQRAVIEVDEEKSGRTVLVITDLPYMVNPDNLLVKIAELADAGKVQGISDVRNETSSRVGQRIVVVLKRDAVARVVLNNLLKHTELQTNFSANMLALVDGVPRTLTIDQFISNWVEHQIDVIRRRTEFRLRKAEADAHIWRGLVKALDMLDDVIALIRRSPEVEDARRGLIELLDIDEVQANAILDMQLRRLAALERQKIIDRLAELEIVIADLKDILANVSRQRQIVIDELGEIVAKYGDDRRTQIIAAAGDMSMEDLIPDEDQVVSITRGGYAKRTRADQYRTQKRGGKGVRGASLRGDDVVDHFISTTSHHWLLFFTTAGRVYRTKVYNLPEASRDAKGGHVAGLLSFQPDESIAQVLAIRDYEQAPYLVLATRSGLIKKTRLGDYNSPRQAGVIAINFREDDDELIGAELVDGDDHILLVSRKGQAIRFPADDSQLRPMGRATSGVTGMKFRDGDALLSMSVIRAADVAHEESDADVQYVFTITDGGFAKRTRISEYRLQSRGGIGIKAMALANEDRGVLVGAFIVVDGDEILSITQSGQVVRSPINDDFRPTGRSTQGVKFVSPKKGDAVAVVARSVEAKDADEEEGAEGATEPGAEPGTQPGAEATESPVQGSDATIVESDDPGTGETGTSVDESGESES, encoded by the coding sequence ATGAAGCGCTCCTACATCGACTACGCGATGGCCGTCATCGTCGGCCGCGCGCTTCCCGACGTACGTGACGGGCTCAAGCCGGTCCACCGCCGGGTCCTCTACGCCATGTACGACGGCGGCTACCGCCCCGACCGCGGCTTCAACAAGTGCGCCCGCGTCGTCGGCGACGTGATGGGTAACTACCACCCCCACGGCGACTCGGCGATCTACGACACCCTGGTCCGCCTCGCGCAGCCGTGGGTGATGCGCAACCCGCTGGTCAACGGCCAGGGCAACTTCGGCTCGCCGGGCAACGACCCGGCCGCGGCGATGCGGTACACCGAGTGCCGGATGGCGCCGCTGGCCATGGAGATGGTCCGGGACATCGACGAGGACACCGTCGACATGACCCCGAACTACGACGGCAAGACCGAAGAGCCGACCATCCTGCCGGCCCGGTTCCCCAACCTGCTCGTCAACGGCTCGGCCGGCATCGCGGTCGGCATGGCGACCAACATCCCGCCGCACAACCTGCGCGAGGTCGCCGAGGGCGCCACCTGGGCCCTCGAGCACCCCGACGCCACCCGGGTCGAGCTCCAGGAGGCGCTGCTCGAGCGGATCAAGGGCCCCGACTTCCCCAACGGCGCCATGATCGTGGGCCGCGAGGGCATCGAGCAGGCCTACCGCACCGGTCGCGGCTCGATCACCCAGCGCGCGGTCATCGAGGTCGACGAGGAGAAGTCGGGCCGCACGGTCCTGGTGATCACCGACCTGCCCTACATGGTCAACCCCGACAACCTGCTCGTGAAGATCGCCGAACTCGCCGACGCCGGCAAGGTCCAGGGGATCAGCGACGTCCGCAACGAGACGTCATCGCGCGTGGGCCAGCGCATCGTCGTCGTGCTCAAGCGCGACGCCGTGGCGCGCGTCGTCCTCAACAACCTGCTCAAGCACACCGAGCTGCAGACCAACTTCAGCGCCAACATGCTGGCGCTCGTCGACGGCGTCCCGCGGACGCTGACCATCGACCAGTTCATCAGCAACTGGGTCGAGCACCAGATCGACGTCATCCGGCGTCGTACCGAGTTCCGGCTGCGCAAGGCCGAGGCCGACGCCCACATCTGGCGCGGTCTGGTCAAGGCGCTCGACATGCTCGACGACGTCATCGCCCTCATCCGGCGCTCGCCCGAGGTCGAGGACGCCCGCCGCGGCCTGATCGAGCTGCTCGACATCGACGAGGTCCAGGCCAACGCGATCCTCGACATGCAGTTGCGGCGCCTGGCCGCCCTCGAGCGGCAGAAGATCATCGACCGGTTGGCCGAGCTCGAGATCGTCATCGCCGACCTCAAGGACATCCTCGCCAACGTCAGCCGCCAGCGGCAGATCGTGATCGACGAGCTCGGCGAGATCGTCGCGAAGTACGGCGACGACCGTCGTACCCAGATCATCGCGGCGGCCGGCGACATGTCGATGGAGGACCTGATCCCCGACGAGGACCAGGTCGTCTCGATCACCCGCGGCGGCTACGCCAAGCGCACCCGCGCCGACCAGTACCGCACCCAGAAGCGCGGCGGCAAGGGCGTCCGCGGCGCCTCGCTGCGCGGCGACGACGTGGTCGACCACTTCATCTCGACCACCTCGCACCACTGGCTGCTGTTCTTCACCACGGCCGGCCGGGTCTACCGGACCAAGGTCTACAACCTGCCGGAGGCCTCGCGCGACGCCAAGGGCGGCCACGTCGCCGGCCTGCTGTCGTTCCAGCCGGACGAGTCGATCGCCCAGGTGCTCGCCATCCGCGACTACGAGCAGGCGCCGTACCTGGTGCTCGCCACGCGCAGCGGCCTGATCAAGAAGACCCGCCTGGGCGACTACAACAGCCCGCGCCAGGCCGGCGTCATCGCGATCAACTTCCGCGAGGACGACGACGAGCTGATCGGCGCCGAGCTGGTCGACGGCGACGACCACATCCTGCTCGTCTCCCGCAAGGGCCAGGCGATCCGCTTCCCCGCCGACGACAGCCAGCTGCGCCCGATGGGCCGGGCGACGTCCGGCGTCACCGGCATGAAGTTCCGCGACGGCGACGCCCTGCTCTCGATGTCGGTCATCCGCGCGGCCGACGTCGCGCACGAGGAGTCCGACGCCGACGTCCAGTACGTCTTCACCATCACCGACGGCGGCTTCGCCAAGCGCACCCGCATCTCCGAGTACCGCCTCCAGTCGCGCGGCGGCATCGGCATCAAGGCGATGGCCCTGGCCAACGAGGACCGCGGCGTCCTGGTCGGCGCCTTCATCGTCGTCGACGGCGACGAGATCCTCTCCATCACCCAGTCCGGCCAGGTCGTCCGCAGTCCCATCAACGACGACTTCCGCCCGACCGGCCGCTCCACCCAGGGCGTGAAGTTCGTCAGCCCCAAGAAGGGCGACGCCGTCGCCGTCGTGGCCCGCTCCGTCGAGGCCAAGGACGCCGACGAGGAGGAGGGCGCCGAGGGCGCCACCGAGCCGGGCGCCGAGCCGGGCACTCAGCCGGGTGCCGAGGCGACGGAATCGCCGGTTCAGGGTTCGGATGCCACAATCGTTGAATCGGACGACCCGGGCACGGGCGAGACCGGGACGTCCGTGGACGAGTCCGGAGAGAGTGAGAGCTGA
- the gyrB gene encoding DNA topoisomerase (ATP-hydrolyzing) subunit B, protein MSTDDQSLEPESPEYDASAIQVLEGLEAVRKRPGMYIGSTGERGLHHLIWEIVDNAVDEALAGYCDTIKVTLNPDGSVSVADNGRGIPTDTAPGQELPAATLALTVLHAGGKFGGGGYKVSGGLHGVGSSVVNALSTRLRLEIKNRGYLWEQDFSLGVPDFDLRQVRPLEEGERTGTTVTWFASDDIFETTDYTLETISTRFREMAFLNKGLRIELRDARPKAEDLADAVEDGTVDEAAGVAAAASAVHAVDVDGHKALEQVFQYERGLADYVDFLNRSKTPISSIIAFEDQTADDAANPMSLEIAMQWQASSYNESVHTFANTINTPEGGTHEEGFRAALTSLVNRWGEEWGLIKKKEDRLTGDDIREGLTAIISLKISEPQFEGQTKAKLGNTEAKGFVQSAVNDELGAWLEQNPNEGKEIIRKAQAAATARIAARKARDLARNRKGLLGGGGLPGKLRDCSSRNPEECEVFIVEGDSAGGSAVMGRENRIQAILPIRGKILNVEKARIDKVLANQEVQAIISALGTGVHEEFDLDKLRYHKIVLMADADVDGHHINTLLLTLLFRFMRPLIEAGHVYLAQPPLYRIKWNKPAEHEYVYSDAERDAVMRDGLEQGKKLPKEAPIQRYKGLGEMNADELWETTLDPDQRVLLQVNLEDAAQADEIFSILMGEDVEQRRSFIQRNAKDVRFLDI, encoded by the coding sequence GTGTCCACTGACGACCAGTCCCTCGAGCCGGAGTCCCCGGAGTACGACGCGTCCGCCATCCAGGTCCTCGAGGGTCTCGAGGCGGTCCGCAAGCGACCCGGCATGTACATCGGCTCGACCGGTGAGCGGGGCCTGCACCACCTGATCTGGGAGATCGTCGACAACGCGGTGGACGAGGCGCTCGCCGGCTACTGCGACACGATCAAGGTGACCCTCAACCCCGACGGCTCGGTGAGCGTGGCCGACAACGGCCGTGGCATCCCGACCGACACCGCGCCCGGGCAGGAGCTGCCCGCCGCGACGCTGGCGCTGACCGTGCTCCACGCGGGCGGCAAGTTCGGCGGCGGCGGCTACAAGGTCTCCGGCGGTCTGCACGGCGTCGGCTCGTCGGTGGTCAACGCGCTCTCGACCCGACTGCGGCTGGAGATCAAGAACCGCGGCTACCTCTGGGAGCAGGACTTCTCCCTCGGCGTGCCCGACTTCGACCTGCGCCAGGTGCGCCCCCTCGAGGAGGGCGAGCGCACCGGTACGACGGTCACCTGGTTCGCCTCGGACGACATCTTCGAGACCACCGACTACACCCTCGAGACGATCTCGACCCGGTTCCGCGAGATGGCCTTCCTCAACAAGGGCCTGCGGATCGAGCTGCGCGACGCCCGGCCCAAGGCCGAGGACCTCGCCGACGCGGTCGAGGACGGCACCGTCGACGAGGCGGCCGGCGTCGCGGCGGCGGCGTCTGCCGTCCACGCGGTCGACGTCGACGGGCACAAGGCGCTCGAGCAGGTCTTCCAGTACGAGCGCGGCCTGGCCGACTACGTCGACTTCCTCAACCGCAGCAAGACCCCGATCAGCTCGATCATCGCCTTCGAGGACCAGACCGCGGACGACGCGGCCAACCCGATGAGCCTCGAGATCGCCATGCAGTGGCAGGCGTCGTCGTACAACGAGTCGGTGCACACCTTCGCCAACACGATCAACACCCCCGAGGGCGGCACCCACGAAGAGGGCTTCCGCGCCGCGCTCACCTCGCTGGTCAACCGGTGGGGCGAGGAGTGGGGCCTGATCAAGAAGAAGGAGGACCGGCTGACCGGTGACGACATCCGCGAGGGTCTCACCGCGATCATCAGCCTCAAGATCTCCGAGCCGCAGTTCGAGGGCCAGACCAAGGCCAAGCTCGGCAACACCGAGGCCAAGGGCTTCGTGCAGTCGGCCGTCAACGACGAGCTCGGCGCCTGGTTGGAGCAGAACCCCAACGAGGGCAAGGAGATCATCCGCAAGGCCCAGGCCGCGGCCACCGCGCGCATCGCCGCGCGCAAGGCGCGCGACCTGGCCCGCAACCGCAAGGGCCTGCTCGGCGGCGGCGGTCTCCCGGGCAAGCTGCGCGACTGCAGCTCGCGCAACCCCGAGGAGTGCGAGGTCTTCATCGTCGAGGGTGACTCGGCCGGCGGCTCGGCCGTCATGGGCCGGGAGAACCGGATCCAGGCGATCCTCCCGATCCGCGGAAAGATCCTCAACGTCGAGAAGGCGCGCATCGACAAGGTCCTGGCCAACCAGGAGGTCCAGGCGATCATCTCCGCGCTCGGCACGGGCGTGCACGAGGAGTTCGACCTCGACAAGCTGCGCTACCACAAGATCGTGCTGATGGCCGACGCCGATGTCGACGGCCACCACATCAACACGCTCCTGCTGACGCTGCTGTTCCGCTTCATGCGTCCGCTGATCGAGGCCGGGCACGTCTACCTCGCCCAGCCGCCGCTCTACCGGATCAAGTGGAACAAGCCGGCCGAGCACGAGTACGTCTACTCCGACGCCGAGCGCGACGCGGTCATGCGCGACGGCCTCGAGCAGGGCAAGAAGCTGCCCAAGGAAGCACCGATCCAGCGCTACAAGGGTCTGGGCGAGATGAACGCCGACGAGCTGTGGGAGACCACGCTCGACCCCGACCAGCGCGTCCTGCTGCAGGTCAACCTCGAGGACGCGGCCCAGGCCGACGAGATCTTCTCGATCCTCATGGGCGAGGACGTCGAGCAGCGGCGCTCGTTCATCCAGCGCAACGCCAAGGACGTTCGCTTCCTCGATATCTAG
- a CDS encoding Dyp-type peroxidase, with product MTARTSRRGLLAFGSAVTAMGVAGCGADRTPGPSAAPVPGGAGAAGEAGGPVAADGTAQAGIDRPVLPQTHLTSLVLDLDVPPGPLLAALGTTIRTLTTEATDGLDPGDLTVTVGVGPSLVRRAGADLPGATDLPSYRREEMGERERGGDLWLQVCASDPLVVALAVATLEEQLRGSARLRWAQRGWRGAYAATPGDHQATRNVQGFQDGIVAPRSADELAEGVWLAGPVPVAGGTIAVLRRFRIDVAGWRRLGVEGQEAAVGRRRDSSLALSGGADIDLGAKTPDGQYLVPADAHVRRAHARDAGVPLMLRRSYSIDDPDPGLLFVSFQSTLRAFTATMQRLEESDRMLDFATTTATGTFLVLPGHAEDRPLGAGLFGTAG from the coding sequence GTGACCGCCCGCACGAGCCGGCGGGGCCTGCTCGCGTTCGGATCCGCCGTGACCGCGATGGGTGTCGCGGGCTGCGGTGCGGACCGGACGCCGGGTCCTTCCGCGGCGCCGGTGCCGGGGGGCGCCGGCGCCGCGGGGGAGGCCGGTGGCCCGGTCGCGGCCGACGGCACCGCCCAGGCGGGCATCGACCGCCCCGTGCTCCCGCAGACCCACCTGACCTCGCTGGTCCTCGACCTCGACGTCCCGCCCGGGCCGCTGCTCGCGGCGCTGGGGACCACGATCCGCACGCTCACCACCGAGGCCACCGACGGGCTGGACCCCGGTGACCTGACCGTCACCGTGGGCGTCGGGCCGTCGCTGGTCCGCCGGGCCGGGGCCGACCTGCCCGGCGCGACCGACCTGCCGTCGTACCGGCGCGAGGAGATGGGAGAGCGCGAGCGCGGCGGCGACCTGTGGCTCCAGGTCTGCGCCTCCGACCCGCTCGTCGTGGCGCTCGCCGTGGCGACCCTGGAGGAGCAGCTGCGCGGCTCCGCGCGGCTGCGGTGGGCCCAGCGCGGCTGGCGGGGCGCCTATGCCGCGACGCCGGGGGACCACCAGGCGACCCGCAACGTCCAGGGCTTCCAGGACGGCATCGTCGCGCCGCGCTCGGCCGACGAGCTCGCCGAGGGCGTGTGGCTGGCCGGACCCGTACCGGTGGCCGGCGGCACCATCGCCGTGCTGCGCCGGTTCCGGATCGACGTCGCCGGGTGGCGGCGCCTCGGCGTCGAGGGCCAGGAGGCCGCGGTCGGCCGGCGCCGGGACTCGTCGCTCGCGCTCTCCGGCGGTGCCGACATCGACCTGGGCGCCAAGACGCCCGACGGGCAGTACCTGGTCCCGGCCGACGCGCACGTGCGCCGGGCCCACGCCCGCGACGCCGGGGTGCCGTTGATGCTGCGGCGCTCGTACTCCATCGACGACCCGGACCCCGGGCTGCTGTTCGTGAGCTTCCAGAGCACGCTGCGGGCGTTCACCGCGACGATGCAGCGCCTCGAGGAGAGCGACCGGATGCTCGACTTCGCGACCACGACCGCGACCGGGACCTTCCTGGTGCTGCCCGGTCACGCGGAGGACCGCCCGCTGGGCGCCGGGCTCTTCGGCACGGCCGGCTGA
- a CDS encoding class F sortase — MRYVVLALATVAALLPGPASAAPAAPAADPAPRTTTCATTASSGIRPVGARFDVLGREFRVVRVRRTASGAIGTPPVTKAGKKMVGWDRQVRPGAGVGSVILDAHTWPDGSALGNSLLNTLRAGHTFSLRAADGRTVCYRVHARRSYPAARVPRAKAFRDWGSEQAVIVVCSGRRLGPGKWTRRTVWYAVPLAVVPR, encoded by the coding sequence ATGAGGTACGTCGTGCTCGCGCTGGCCACGGTGGCCGCGCTGCTGCCCGGACCGGCGTCCGCCGCTCCCGCTGCGCCCGCGGCCGACCCGGCCCCGCGCACCACCACCTGCGCGACCACCGCGTCGTCCGGGATCCGTCCCGTGGGCGCCCGCTTCGACGTGCTCGGCCGGGAGTTCCGGGTCGTCCGCGTGCGCCGTACGGCGAGCGGTGCGATCGGGACCCCGCCGGTCACCAAGGCCGGCAAGAAGATGGTCGGCTGGGACCGCCAGGTCCGCCCCGGCGCCGGGGTCGGCTCGGTCATCCTCGACGCCCACACCTGGCCCGACGGCTCGGCCTTGGGCAACTCCCTGCTCAACACGCTGCGTGCCGGGCACACCTTCTCGCTGCGCGCTGCCGACGGACGGACCGTCTGCTACCGGGTGCACGCGCGGCGCAGCTACCCGGCGGCCCGGGTGCCCCGCGCCAAGGCGTTCCGCGACTGGGGGTCGGAACAGGCCGTGATCGTGGTGTGCTCGGGTCGCCGGCTCGGGCCGGGCAAGTGGACCCGGCGGACGGTCTGGTACGCCGTGCCGCTCGCCGTGGTGCCCCGGTGA
- a CDS encoding right-handed parallel beta-helix repeat-containing protein, translated as MSRIRGLVAALALVPALLTACGAKDDAPPHPGAPSPAGSPLVEVPQDAPTIQEAVDRVAPGGMVLVSPGTYHESVVVATEDVTVRGTDRAGVIIDGDGIRPHGVVGIADGVRIQNLTVQRTTFYGVLVTGLHDGDGPRANTDGSGYENFDPEKFPPLQRFQVDHVTAANNGLYGIYAFNAQHGVIRDNYASGSADSGFYVGQCHACDILVTGNVAERNAVGFENANASTPLMVVGNRFSSNRVGLTFLSDYQEAFIPQTGDVIAGNLVVDNNEATSPAQADGGFGIGIGISGGTDNRFVRNRVEGHRRAGISIASSSDLPALRNTLTGNAYAGNAIDFADISSARVLGTGNCPEPGTTTLPTGLSTAGAGCTAQTAGRAVAPEQVARLAAAPPGMSFLEVPLPTALPGLADVTTAPQPLPEGPTMPDLASVKVPGRSLLSAWVMVR; from the coding sequence GTGAGCCGCATCCGCGGACTCGTCGCCGCGCTGGCACTGGTGCCGGCCCTGCTGACCGCCTGCGGCGCGAAGGACGACGCCCCCCCTCATCCCGGCGCTCCTTCGCCCGCAGGCTCCCCGCTCGTCGAGGTCCCCCAGGACGCCCCGACGATCCAGGAGGCCGTCGACCGCGTGGCTCCCGGCGGGATGGTGCTCGTCTCGCCGGGGACCTACCACGAGAGCGTGGTCGTCGCGACCGAGGACGTCACCGTGCGCGGCACCGACCGCGCGGGTGTGATCATCGACGGCGACGGGATCCGGCCGCACGGCGTCGTCGGCATCGCCGACGGGGTGCGGATCCAGAACCTCACGGTCCAGCGCACCACCTTCTACGGCGTCCTCGTGACCGGCCTGCACGACGGCGACGGGCCGCGCGCCAACACCGACGGCTCGGGCTACGAGAACTTCGACCCCGAGAAGTTCCCGCCGCTGCAGCGCTTCCAGGTCGACCACGTGACCGCGGCGAACAACGGGCTCTACGGCATCTACGCCTTCAACGCCCAGCACGGCGTCATCCGCGACAACTACGCCAGCGGCTCCGCCGACAGCGGCTTCTACGTCGGGCAGTGCCACGCCTGCGACATCCTCGTCACCGGCAACGTGGCCGAGCGCAACGCGGTCGGCTTCGAGAACGCCAACGCGTCGACCCCGCTCATGGTCGTCGGCAACCGGTTCAGCTCGAACCGGGTCGGGTTGACCTTCCTGTCGGACTACCAGGAGGCGTTCATCCCCCAGACCGGCGACGTCATCGCCGGCAACCTGGTCGTGGACAACAACGAGGCGACCAGCCCGGCCCAGGCCGACGGCGGCTTCGGCATCGGCATCGGGATCAGTGGCGGCACCGACAACCGCTTCGTCCGCAACCGCGTCGAGGGGCACCGCCGGGCCGGGATCAGCATCGCGAGCTCCAGCGACCTGCCGGCCCTGCGCAACACCCTGACCGGCAACGCGTACGCCGGCAACGCGATCGACTTCGCCGACATCTCCTCCGCGCGGGTGCTCGGCACGGGCAACTGCCCCGAGCCCGGGACGACGACCCTGCCCACCGGGCTGAGCACCGCCGGCGCCGGGTGCACCGCGCAGACCGCAGGCCGTGCGGTCGCGCCGGAGCAGGTCGCGCGCCTCGCCGCCGCACCGCCGGGGATGAGCTTCCTCGAGGTGCCGCTGCCGACCGCCCTGCCCGGGCTCGCCGACGTCACGACCGCCCCGCAGCCGCTACCGGAAGGCCCCACGATGCCCGACCTCGCGTCCGTGAAGGTGCCCGGCCGATCGCTCCTGAGCGCGTGGGTGATGGTCCGATGA